One genomic region from Gemmatimonadota bacterium encodes:
- a CDS encoding DPP IV N-terminal domain-containing protein, translating into MRTRLHLLAMLFVVVAPRPAPAQVTETTYARAEQFLGSNAARFVSGDQATPTWLEGDRFWYRARTEDGSAFILVDPSVPSRRPAFDHARLASALSVAADTAYVANRLPFERFDLEGDTLRFHTADSARWSCRLDTYVCAGPDPVPERPRTEIGSPDGRWVAFSRDENLWVRSVEDGREIQLSQDGAADFGYAVPPEGCCSVVTLARRGDEAPPVLAWSPDSRRILTHRFDERAVLPLHLLEARTGRPALHSYRVALPGDSVIPTYEVHVFDVESRTGVRVDLGPLDVVNTSCCGVASDTVWKDARWGSGPDQVFFTEGVRSFDTLRLWTADARTGVARTVLEETSRTFVESNGQSGGLPNWKVIRNDSEVVWWSERDGWGHLYRFDVATGALLNRITEGPWMVLDLLSVDEAQGWVYFTGSGREPDQDLYHRHLYRARLDGTRTERLTPEDADHQITASPSGRWFVDQYGTFSSAPTTVLRDATGRVVLTLEAGDYSRLLATGWRYPTHFEVKGRDGVTPVHGLLFFPSDYDSTRSYPVVDYIYPGPQVGPIRGHVARVAQGGNAAALAELGFIVFMVDAFGTPGRHKAFHDAYYGDMRDNGLPDHIAALRQLARRHPSMDLDRVGIFGHSGGGFSSTDAILSYPDFFKVAVSSAGNHDNRSYDYTWGEKYQGLLRPNDDGSDSFDAQANQNLAANLQGKLLLMYGTLDDNVHPNATILLIDELIRLNKDFDLIVLPNRNHGYANEPYVVRRTWDYFVRHLLGQEPPSQYRIMQPEG; encoded by the coding sequence ATGCGCACGCGCCTCCACCTGCTGGCGATGCTGTTCGTGGTCGTCGCCCCCCGCCCGGCTCCGGCGCAGGTCACCGAGACCACCTACGCACGCGCCGAGCAGTTCCTGGGCTCCAACGCCGCCCGTTTCGTGAGCGGCGACCAGGCCACGCCCACCTGGTTGGAGGGCGACCGCTTCTGGTATCGGGCCCGCACCGAGGACGGATCGGCGTTCATCCTGGTCGATCCGTCCGTCCCGTCGCGCCGCCCCGCGTTCGACCATGCGCGTCTCGCATCCGCGCTCTCCGTGGCGGCGGACACGGCGTACGTGGCCAACCGGCTTCCCTTCGAACGCTTCGACCTCGAAGGCGATACGCTGCGCTTCCACACCGCGGACTCCGCGCGCTGGAGCTGTCGCCTGGACACGTACGTGTGCGCGGGCCCCGACCCGGTCCCCGAACGCCCCCGCACCGAGATCGGCTCGCCGGATGGGCGGTGGGTCGCCTTCTCGCGCGACGAGAACCTCTGGGTGCGCTCGGTGGAGGACGGTCGGGAGATCCAGCTCTCGCAGGACGGCGCCGCCGACTTCGGCTACGCCGTGCCCCCCGAGGGATGCTGCTCGGTGGTCACCCTGGCGCGCCGGGGAGACGAGGCCCCGCCCGTGCTGGCCTGGTCGCCGGATTCGCGCCGCATCCTCACGCATCGCTTCGACGAGCGGGCGGTGCTGCCGCTCCACCTCCTGGAGGCGCGCACGGGTCGGCCCGCGTTGCACAGCTACCGGGTGGCGCTCCCGGGGGACTCCGTCATCCCGACGTACGAGGTTCATGTCTTCGACGTGGAGAGCCGGACGGGCGTGCGCGTGGACCTGGGGCCGCTCGACGTGGTCAACACGTCCTGCTGCGGCGTGGCGTCCGACACGGTGTGGAAGGACGCGCGCTGGGGGAGCGGGCCGGACCAGGTGTTCTTCACGGAGGGCGTGCGCAGCTTCGACACGCTGCGTCTGTGGACCGCCGATGCCCGCACGGGTGTGGCACGCACGGTGTTGGAGGAGACGAGCCGCACGTTCGTGGAGAGCAACGGACAGTCGGGTGGCCTGCCCAACTGGAAGGTCATCCGGAACGACTCGGAGGTGGTGTGGTGGTCCGAGCGCGACGGCTGGGGCCACCTCTACCGGTTCGACGTCGCCACCGGCGCGCTGCTGAACCGCATCACCGAGGGTCCGTGGATGGTCCTGGACCTGCTGTCCGTCGACGAGGCCCAGGGATGGGTGTACTTCACCGGCTCCGGACGCGAGCCGGACCAGGACCTCTACCACCGTCATCTCTATCGCGCCCGGCTGGACGGCACGCGCACGGAGCGCCTGACGCCGGAAGACGCCGACCACCAGATCACGGCCAGTCCCTCCGGCCGCTGGTTCGTGGATCAGTACGGCACCTTCTCGTCGGCCCCCACCACCGTGTTGCGGGACGCCACCGGCCGCGTGGTGCTCACCCTGGAGGCCGGTGACTATTCCCGCCTCCTGGCCACCGGGTGGCGCTATCCCACCCACTTCGAGGTGAAGGGCCGCGACGGCGTGACGCCGGTGCACGGGCTGCTGTTCTTCCCGTCCGACTACGACTCCACGCGAAGCTATCCGGTCGTGGACTACATCTATCCCGGACCGCAGGTCGGTCCCATCCGGGGCCATGTGGCGCGGGTGGCGCAGGGCGGCAACGCGGCGGCGCTGGCCGAGCTGGGCTTCATCGTCTTCATGGTGGACGCGTTCGGGACGCCCGGCCGCCACAAGGCCTTCCACGACGCGTACTACGGCGACATGCGCGACAACGGGCTGCCGGACCACATCGCGGCACTCCGGCAGCTCGCCCGGCGCCATCCGTCCATGGACCTGGACCGCGTGGGGATCTTCGGGCACTCGGGTGGCGGATTCTCCTCCACCGACGCCATCCTGAGCTACCCGGACTTCTTCAAGGTGGCCGTCTCGAGCGCCGGCAACCACGACAACCGGAGCTATGACTACACCTGGGGTGAGAAGTACCAGGGCCTTCTCCGCCCGAACGACGACGGCAGCGACAGCTTCGACGCGCAGGCCAACCAGAACCTGGCCGCCAACCTGCAGGGGAAGCTGCTGCTGATGTACGGGACGCTGGACGACAACGTGCACCCGAACGCGACGATCCTGCTCATCGACGAGCTGATCCGCCTCAACAAGGACTTCGACCTGATCGTCCTGCCCAACCGCAACCACGGCTACGCCAACGAGCCCTACGTGGTGCGGCGCACCTGGGACTACTTCGTCCGGCATCTCCTGGGGCAGGAGCCACCGTCGCAGTACCGGATCATGCAACCCGAAGGCTAG
- a CDS encoding ABC transporter ATP-binding protein yields the protein MIIDARGLEKTYRSGGRPLTVLKGIDLSVEPEGFVAILGPSGSGKTTLLGLLAGLDTPSAGTLRVLGQDLFALTEDQRAGFRAEHVGFVFQTFHLLPTLTALENVLVPLELRGRTRTGDGRPIREHAADLLARVGLRGRLDHYPAQLSGGEQQRVALARAFANEPRLLFADEPTGNLDSATGETVIGLMEELNRDVRTTLVLVTHDLALAERARRIIRLKDGQMVADERRTDAHPAHSAV from the coding sequence ATGATCATCGACGCCCGCGGCCTGGAGAAGACGTATCGGAGCGGAGGCCGTCCGCTCACCGTCCTGAAGGGCATCGATCTCTCCGTGGAGCCCGAGGGGTTCGTGGCGATCCTGGGCCCCTCGGGCAGCGGGAAGACCACGCTGCTCGGGTTGCTCGCGGGGCTGGACACGCCGAGCGCCGGCACGCTGCGCGTGCTGGGGCAGGACCTGTTCGCTCTTACCGAGGACCAGCGGGCCGGGTTTCGGGCCGAGCACGTGGGCTTCGTCTTCCAGACCTTCCACCTGCTGCCCACGCTCACCGCGCTCGAGAACGTCCTGGTGCCCCTGGAGCTGCGCGGCCGCACGCGCACCGGGGACGGACGGCCCATCCGGGAGCACGCGGCCGACCTGCTCGCGCGTGTCGGGTTGAGGGGGCGCCTCGATCACTATCCCGCGCAGTTGTCGGGCGGAGAGCAGCAACGCGTGGCGCTGGCCCGTGCGTTCGCGAACGAGCCCCGCCTGCTGTTCGCGGACGAGCCCACCGGCAACCTGGACTCGGCCACCGGCGAGACCGTGATCGGTCTGATGGAGGAGCTGAACCGCGATGTGCGCACCACGCTGGTGCTGGTGACGCACGACCTGGCGCTGGCGGAGCGCGCCCGCCGCATCATCCGTCTCAAGGACGGGCAGATGGTCGCGGATGAGCGCCGGACGGACGCGCACCCCGCACACTCCGCCGTCTGA
- a CDS encoding arylesterase — protein sequence MGRGLVCALGVLVPMGLTGCDSGRRGPDPVRSSDAQVSSAPAEPGSLRADPADARPVVVFLGTSLTAGYGLEDPSLAFPALVQARIDAAGLDYRVVNGGVSGDTSAGGLRRVDWLLEQPVAVLVLELGANDGLRGQDPEALKENLLEVIRRTRAAHPEARVLVAGMEAPPNLGDRYTARFRGVFREVADETGATLLPFLLEGVAGEPALNQEDGIHPTPEGHRVVADHVWAALEPLLR from the coding sequence ATGGGTCGGGGTCTCGTGTGCGCGCTGGGCGTGCTCGTGCCCATGGGGCTGACCGGCTGCGACTCCGGCCGCCGCGGCCCCGACCCGGTACGCTCCTCCGACGCGCAAGTTTCCTCCGCTCCCGCGGAGCCGGGATCCCTTCGCGCAGACCCGGCCGACGCGCGTCCCGTCGTGGTGTTCCTGGGCACCAGCCTGACCGCCGGGTACGGCCTGGAGGACCCGTCCCTGGCCTTCCCCGCCCTCGTCCAGGCCCGCATCGACGCCGCGGGCCTCGACTACCGGGTGGTCAACGGCGGCGTGAGCGGAGATACGAGCGCCGGCGGTCTGCGGCGTGTGGACTGGCTGTTGGAGCAGCCCGTGGCCGTGCTGGTCCTGGAGCTCGGCGCGAACGACGGCCTGCGCGGACAGGATCCGGAGGCGCTGAAGGAGAACCTGCTGGAGGTGATCCGGCGCACCCGCGCGGCCCACCCCGAGGCCCGTGTGCTTGTGGCCGGCATGGAGGCCCCACCCAACCTGGGGGATCGCTACACGGCCCGCTTCCGTGGCGTTTTCCGCGAGGTGGCGGACGAGACCGGCGCCACCCTGCTCCCGTTCCTGCTCGAAGGCGTGGCGGGCGAGCCCGCGCTCAACCAGGAGGACGGCATCCACCCCACGCCGGAAGGCCACCGGGTGGTGGCCGATCACGTGTGGGCGGCGTTGGAGCCGCTGCTGCGCTGA
- a CDS encoding peptidase E, with the protein MQRREFLLATAAGAVGLGAEPLAASATAPRATRKILIAGGGFGTAFIRTMAELTGKARPRLCYLPTASADSEAGIIRWYQSCAPLDVEPHVQESFISSYRMDRSWEEIFLSMDGIVVSGGNTLNQQAIWRVQGIDQVLRQAWDQGIVLGGASAGSLCWFEEGTTDSRPKEVTKIECLGFLQGSHSPHYDAEAARRPTYHRLIASGELKPGWACDNDAGIYFEDNEATRFVATRADARVYHVSVVDGKIVEREVVPERID; encoded by the coding sequence ATGCAACGCCGTGAGTTCCTGCTGGCCACGGCGGCCGGTGCCGTCGGTCTCGGCGCAGAGCCGCTCGCCGCCTCCGCCACCGCCCCCCGGGCGACCCGCAAGATCCTCATCGCCGGTGGGGGCTTCGGCACCGCCTTCATCCGGACCATGGCGGAGTTGACGGGCAAGGCGCGCCCCCGGCTCTGCTACCTGCCCACCGCGTCGGCCGACTCGGAAGCGGGCATCATCCGCTGGTACCAGAGCTGCGCGCCCCTGGACGTCGAGCCGCACGTGCAGGAGAGCTTCATCAGCAGCTACCGCATGGATCGGTCGTGGGAAGAGATCTTCCTCTCGATGGACGGGATCGTGGTCTCCGGCGGCAACACGCTGAATCAGCAGGCCATCTGGCGCGTGCAGGGCATCGATCAGGTGCTTCGTCAGGCCTGGGATCAGGGCATCGTGCTCGGCGGCGCCAGCGCCGGATCGCTGTGCTGGTTCGAGGAGGGCACCACGGATTCGCGGCCCAAGGAAGTCACGAAGATCGAGTGCCTGGGCTTCCTGCAGGGCAGCCACTCGCCCCACTACGACGCCGAAGCGGCGCGACGGCCCACCTACCACCGGCTCATCGCCTCCGGCGAGCTCAAGCCCGGGTGGGCCTGCGACAACGACGCGGGCATCTACTTCGAGGACAACGAGGCCACGCGGTTCGTGGCGACCCGCGCCGACGCGCGCGTCTACCACGTCAGTGTCGTGGACGGGAAGATCGTCGAGCGCGAGGTCGTGCCGGAGCGCATCGACTGA
- a CDS encoding sigma-54 dependent transcriptional regulator, which translates to MPSSDCILLAEDDRDLRVLLQEVLDESGYRVRAVPSGRDAIDDLERPDVRLVITDLRMPGATGRDVLEAVRRQRPDVNVIVITAFGSIDSAIELVKQGAFDYLTKPFSNDELLLSVQRALEESRLRRETAASPARARTRAIDGIVGSSGPTRALLEMIGKVARSPLPVLITGETGTGKELVARAVHAASGRAAMVAVNCATLPENLLESELFGHERGAFTGADRAKTGLFEEADGGTLYLDEIGELPPALQPKLLRALEDGEIRRVGATRSRHVDVRLVAATNRDLDEEVSAGRFREDLYWRLNGLTLHVVPLRERPADITALVEHFLARFPASSGAARRFSIPAMGVLTGYAWPGNVRELRSVVERAATLSEADEIGPDALPDRVRDGSLLRATIYEAGARHLPLAEVERAYTLEILRITGGNKSRAAEILGLDRKTLYRKLQEYGAESNEPPAP; encoded by the coding sequence ATGCCATCCAGTGACTGCATCCTCCTCGCCGAGGACGACCGCGATCTGCGCGTCCTCCTCCAGGAAGTCCTCGATGAATCCGGCTACCGCGTCCGGGCTGTCCCCTCGGGACGGGACGCGATCGACGACCTCGAGCGACCCGACGTGCGCCTCGTCATCACGGACCTGCGCATGCCGGGCGCCACGGGACGCGACGTCCTGGAGGCGGTGCGCCGTCAGCGGCCGGATGTGAACGTCATCGTGATCACCGCCTTCGGCTCCATCGACTCCGCGATCGAGCTGGTCAAGCAAGGCGCCTTCGACTACCTGACCAAGCCCTTCTCGAACGACGAGCTGTTGCTCTCGGTGCAACGCGCCCTCGAGGAGAGCCGCCTTCGGCGCGAGACGGCCGCGTCCCCCGCGCGGGCACGGACGCGCGCGATCGACGGGATCGTGGGCAGCAGCGGCCCGACGCGCGCGTTGCTGGAGATGATCGGCAAGGTGGCGCGTTCCCCGCTGCCGGTGCTGATCACGGGCGAGACGGGAACGGGCAAGGAGCTGGTGGCGCGGGCCGTACACGCCGCGTCCGGTCGCGCGGCCATGGTGGCGGTCAACTGCGCCACGCTCCCCGAGAACCTGCTGGAATCGGAGCTCTTCGGTCACGAGCGGGGCGCGTTCACCGGCGCCGACCGCGCCAAGACCGGGCTCTTCGAGGAGGCCGACGGCGGGACCCTCTACCTGGACGAGATCGGCGAGCTGCCGCCGGCGCTGCAACCGAAGCTGCTCCGGGCCCTGGAGGACGGGGAGATCCGCCGGGTGGGTGCCACCCGCTCGCGACACGTGGATGTGCGGCTGGTTGCCGCCACCAACCGGGATCTGGACGAGGAGGTCTCCGCCGGGCGCTTCCGCGAGGACCTCTACTGGCGCCTCAACGGCCTGACGCTGCACGTCGTGCCGCTACGCGAGCGGCCGGCCGACATCACCGCCCTGGTCGAGCACTTCCTGGCCCGCTTTCCCGCTTCTTCCGGAGCAGCGCGGCGCTTCTCGATTCCCGCGATGGGCGTGCTCACCGGCTATGCCTGGCCCGGCAACGTGCGGGAGCTCCGGAGCGTGGTGGAGCGCGCCGCCACGCTGTCGGAGGCCGATGAGATCGGACCGGACGCCCTGCCCGATCGGGTCCGGGACGGGAGCCTGTTGCGGGCGACCATCTACGAGGCCGGCGCTCGCCACCTGCCGCTTGCGGAGGTGGAGCGCGCCTACACGCTCGAGATCCTGCGCATCACCGGCGGCAACAAATCGCGCGCGGCCGAGATCCTGGGCCTCGATCGCAAGACGCTCTATCGGAAGCTGCAGGAGTACGGCGCCGAGTCGAACGAGCCGCCCGCGCCCTGA
- a CDS encoding FtsX-like permease family protein, whose translation MFALRFAWREGRAGVRQIGVYMMSITLGVAALVALHSFRGDVTRSVEAEARAILGADLRFSRGTPFSDSIRAVTDSLAAEGAQVAAVTTLASMALNERTGTTRLVQVRGVEPGFPFYGAVRTDPDGAWARLGDARGVLVDEAVLVQLDARIGDTISVGRSRFPLLGTVDGLPTDIGFQSAVGPRVYLPAAALPATGLLTFGSLARHEIYVRLPEGSDAEELDERYGEMARGQNTRITTADEQAEDLTEGTRILSRFLGLVGLAALLLGGIGVASAIHVYVQGKLTAVAVLRCLGARQGTVFAAYLLQAALLGLGGAALGVAGGLLLQRLLPRVVGDLLPVTIVPRTDPAAVVAGLLIGIWVSVVFALLPLLAVRGVAPLQAIRRDVEPERASRAARGLAVGALVLSIAGLSVWQAPTPAIGAGFAAGLAVTLGLLWVAARALVSGTRRFFPARAGYTVRQGVSNLFRPHNQTVSVTLALGFGVYVIGAVALIERSLQRQLDFDAGASQANVLLFDVQPDQRSGVVDLVGSVSEGPVDVTPIVTARIAALDGVSVTELLADTTEAAPERWALRRVYRNTYREGGLTDAETLVAGSWWDTTTAGPPDLDGLPPVSVEQDLAADLGVGVGDRITWDVQGRTIETRIGSLRAVDWARFQTNFFVVFPPGVLEEAPHTLLALARVPDVETRTALQRDLVRAYPNVSVLDLAQVQEVLDRVLGTVSGALRFLAGFSVLGGILVLVGALATSRFQRMREGALLKTLGARRRQVLAVLTTEYFALGALGALAGLALATVAAWGVVRFVFDGPFVFPVGITAAIAVGVTAGTVLIGMAGSRNVLGRPPLAVLREITE comes from the coding sequence ATGTTCGCGCTTCGTTTCGCGTGGCGGGAGGGCCGGGCCGGCGTGCGGCAGATCGGTGTCTACATGATGTCGATCACGCTGGGCGTGGCGGCGCTGGTCGCCCTCCACTCCTTCCGCGGCGACGTCACCCGTTCCGTCGAGGCCGAGGCGCGCGCCATCCTGGGCGCGGACCTGCGCTTCAGCCGGGGTACGCCCTTCTCGGACTCGATCCGGGCCGTGACGGATTCGCTCGCCGCCGAGGGCGCGCAGGTCGCGGCCGTCACCACCCTCGCGTCCATGGCGCTCAACGAGCGCACCGGCACCACCCGTCTGGTGCAGGTCCGCGGGGTCGAGCCCGGCTTCCCCTTCTACGGAGCGGTGCGGACGGATCCCGACGGCGCCTGGGCTCGGCTGGGGGACGCGCGCGGCGTGCTCGTGGACGAGGCGGTCCTGGTGCAGCTCGATGCGCGCATCGGCGACACGATCAGCGTGGGCCGCTCGCGCTTCCCTCTGCTGGGCACGGTGGACGGCCTGCCCACCGACATCGGCTTCCAGTCGGCGGTGGGCCCGCGCGTCTATCTGCCGGCCGCGGCGCTGCCCGCTACGGGGCTGCTGACGTTCGGGAGCCTGGCCCGCCACGAGATCTACGTCCGCCTGCCCGAGGGGAGCGACGCCGAGGAGCTCGACGAGCGCTACGGGGAGATGGCACGTGGACAGAATACGCGCATCACCACCGCGGACGAGCAGGCCGAGGATCTCACCGAAGGCACGCGCATCCTGAGCCGGTTCCTGGGGCTGGTGGGTCTGGCCGCGCTCCTGCTGGGTGGGATCGGTGTGGCGAGCGCCATCCACGTCTACGTCCAGGGCAAGCTCACCGCGGTCGCCGTGCTCCGCTGCCTGGGCGCCCGCCAGGGCACGGTCTTCGCCGCCTATCTGCTGCAGGCCGCGCTCCTGGGCCTGGGAGGCGCCGCCCTCGGCGTCGCCGGTGGCCTGCTGCTCCAACGCCTGCTGCCGCGCGTGGTGGGGGACCTGCTGCCCGTGACCATCGTTCCGCGCACGGATCCCGCGGCGGTGGTGGCCGGTCTGTTGATCGGCATCTGGGTCTCCGTCGTGTTCGCGCTGCTGCCCCTGCTGGCCGTGCGCGGCGTGGCCCCTCTGCAGGCCATCCGGCGCGACGTGGAGCCGGAGCGTGCGAGTCGCGCGGCGCGCGGTCTGGCCGTCGGTGCGCTCGTGCTCAGCATCGCGGGGCTGAGCGTGTGGCAGGCCCCGACCCCGGCCATCGGCGCGGGCTTCGCCGCCGGTCTGGCGGTCACGCTGGGGCTCCTGTGGGTGGCGGCACGTGCGCTCGTGTCCGGCACGCGCCGCTTCTTTCCCGCCCGAGCGGGCTACACCGTGCGGCAGGGCGTGTCCAACCTCTTCCGTCCGCACAACCAGACGGTTTCGGTGACGCTCGCGCTGGGCTTCGGCGTCTACGTGATCGGCGCCGTGGCGTTGATCGAGCGCAGCCTGCAGCGCCAGCTGGACTTCGACGCGGGCGCCTCCCAGGCCAATGTGCTGCTGTTCGACGTGCAGCCCGACCAGCGAAGCGGGGTGGTGGACCTCGTCGGGTCCGTGTCGGAGGGGCCCGTGGACGTCACCCCGATCGTGACGGCCCGCATCGCCGCCCTGGATGGCGTCTCGGTCACGGAGCTGCTCGCGGACACCACGGAGGCGGCGCCGGAGCGCTGGGCGCTCCGGCGCGTGTACCGCAACACCTATCGGGAGGGCGGCCTCACGGACGCCGAGACCCTGGTGGCCGGGTCCTGGTGGGACACGACCACGGCCGGCCCTCCCGACCTGGACGGTCTGCCGCCCGTCTCGGTCGAGCAGGACCTGGCCGCGGACCTGGGGGTGGGCGTGGGTGACCGCATCACCTGGGACGTGCAGGGCCGGACGATCGAGACCCGGATCGGTAGCCTGCGCGCGGTCGACTGGGCCCGCTTCCAGACCAACTTCTTCGTGGTCTTCCCGCCCGGAGTGCTGGAGGAGGCGCCGCACACCCTGCTGGCGCTCGCGCGCGTGCCGGACGTGGAGACGCGGACCGCGCTGCAGCGCGACCTGGTGCGCGCCTATCCCAACGTGTCCGTGCTGGACCTCGCACAGGTGCAGGAGGTCCTCGACCGCGTGCTGGGCACCGTGTCGGGTGCGCTGCGCTTCCTGGCTGGATTCTCGGTGCTGGGAGGGATCCTGGTGCTGGTGGGTGCACTGGCCACGTCGCGCTTCCAGCGCATGCGGGAAGGCGCGCTCCTCAAGACGCTGGGCGCCCGTCGGCGTCAGGTGCTGGCCGTGCTCACCACGGAGTACTTCGCGTTGGGCGCGTTGGGCGCGCTGGCGGGGTTGGCCCTGGCCACGGTGGCGGCATGGGGCGTGGTGCGCTTCGTGTTCGATGGCCCCTTCGTGTTCCCCGTCGGGATCACCGCCGCCATCGCCGTGGGCGTGACCGCGGGCACCGTCCTGATCGGCATGGCCGGCAGCCGGAACGTGCTGGGCCGGCCCCCGCTCGCCGTCCTGCGCGAGATCACCGAGTAG